The nucleotide window CGCTACCTCTCTGGTAAGTGACGTCCAGACTTACTTGAAACATGTCTGACTTGTCATGTCAGGTCCCTCAAGCTAGACGGCTTCGTTGTTGACTATCTTCCCTTCGAGCATGAACTCTCCCGCATCGTCTTGCTCACTTGCGGACCCAATTGCATCGACAGTGGCCTTCGCGCACCCAAGACACCGCGCAGCCCCCTCAACAAGTGGAGTAAGATAGTCAATAATGCCGTGTCACACTGCTTGATCCAATGGCCAAACTGGACCGGCGTCTTCGACGACAGAGGCGATCAGCGTGACGCCGAAGGAGACATTGTACCGCAAGAGGTTGGCCTATCAACCCCAGCTCTAGATATGCTATTCTCGCCCGTGCGTCTGACTAAGGAGTCCCTCCAGATAAAGGAGTTGAGGGACGCACTCGACGCTTTCAAGGcacaagaagaagagtcACCAATGAGTCTTGGTACTTCACTTGGTGTAGGCCCTTCAACCAGCGTGGCGTCAACGCGCGGATCTGACCTTCATGGCTCCGACCTGCCCACCCCCGTCGGCGAACAGGCTGATAGAAGCTCACCTAAGTCGTCTGAGTTCGATACATCTTCACCTTGTGGCGCCAGCCTGATCCTCGTCGACAGCACCACCACGGTGGAGTCGGTTCTTTCCAACGATAGCGGCTTCGACGAGGCGACTCCCGTGGACGTCGACGGTGTTGCTGATGACGTCAGCAAGCATGCCGCTGATGGCTTGAAGCACGAGGTAAGACGATCCATGGAGCAGTTGTCCGGTTCTAGCTTTTAGTGCTTCTTTCTCTTGATTTCTGCAATGAAATCTTCCAGCATGATAGATCGGGGAGGTATTCAAGGGTACGCATCAAGGAGGATGCATGTAGTATAGAGAGACAAAAGTGATATGTTTCCACAATATGTGTGCATTTGCTGTAATGTTTATGGTGTTTGGAGAGACTACAGCCATGCTGTTTTAGGCGTAGGAGTGAGGTTATAGTTGAGGTTTTGGGATACAATGGTGCGGGATGTGGTGTCTTGTGTGGGATATAGCGTGTAGCACTTCAGGGCTGGTGGTTGGCACTATGGTGGGTGTATGGGGGCTCAGGTGGAGGATGTCACAGCAAGGAGATTCAAGGTAAATGTTATGTTCATCTATGTGATTGCTATGATGTCGCCGCATCATTAATCTAAGTAGTGGACTCCTGTAATGCACCAATTTACTTGAATGCCTTTCCTAAAGCACATTATCCTAGCCGTGTCGTTATGGAGTGGTATCTTGCCTTCCTGATGTATTACCAATCAAAATCTACCAAGAGGAGCCGGACTCCTAGTTGCGCAACCCCAATCAAATAATGAGATTGTTCTCAAACTGTTCCCAAACTTCAGTCACCGCCTCCTCTGTAGTCCCCTTTGTAGTATCTATAATGGTGTGGGACAGCTTTGCGTGCGAGTTCTTCTTGGCAAGCTTTCTAATAGCTGGGTCTTCTACGTTTTCGTTCTGTTGCAGAAAAACATTATGCTTGTGCGGCTCATTATGGAGTGCCTCGCCCTTGTTGATGCGGAGACCAGACTTCTCATCGTTCTTGTTTGTCTTAGCGGGGAAGACTCGGGTGCCTGCTCCTTCCGTGTTGCCAGGAGTCATCAGTTTTTTCATCACTGATGGGCGCGATATGACCACTGCGAACATTTCCTTCAATGCCGCTTTACATGCATTCGCTATAGTGGTTGTTTGGATGTGGCTTTGTCTTGTCAGAAATGGTCTGTCGACGAGTATGTTGACGTACGGACTTGGGAAGCGTAGGGCGTCGGGCTTTCTGGTGCAAACTAAGGAGCTTTGAGTTGCAGCTGAAAGTATCTTGGTGATCGCTTGAGTTAGTATCTCGTAGGTACTGATGGACTGGAATTACCTGTTCGTGCCCAGGTGTAGTTGATCTTGTACTGTATACCTACGTTATCAGGGATCTACCACTTGTTATAGTACCTAGGCAGAACAGGTCTCGGCTTGTTTGGGTTAGTGAGAAAAGGCCAGGTGAGTGAAAGAAGGCCTCTAGGTGAGAGACAACGCCAAAGCACATGTGTCGCTCTCACCTCCGATAACAGCCTTGAGATAACGCATTCTATCATCATTGATAATAGTAGAAGCCAAAATAATACGAAAGAAATTAAGGTTCAGTTTGTGGCAATGCTGGCGACATCCCAAGGTCCATTAATCTTTGACAGTGACCAGTTAGTGCTAATCAAGGACAGATTGAGAGTACATGGTGTATTCTATGCTTTGAAATGATGTGCAATAATCTATGGCTGCCTATGCTAACTCGGAGCCCTTAGATAAAGTAGATTTATCGTGATTGGGCAAGTATACCAGTTTGGCATGTGAGCCCATAATCACACCAAAGATTATCATTCTTAGACTCAGGCTCAgacagactccgcaacaatcaatcgattgacatgattgattcctatataggttaaagaattacttcattaggcagcctttaacctagataggaatcaatcatgccgatccgattgattgttgcggagtctgggCTCAGATTCAAGCGCCCCGGGTAGCCACCCGGAGGAATGAAGCCGCAAATTCCTATACTGAACTTTGTACCCTGGGGTCATACTTGCGCGCTGACATCTAGAGATGCAGAAGGTGCTCGATTGCATTAAGTCGACCGCCTATACCAGATCGGGCTTAGCGTCGTTGGCCCAGCAGAAACGCCCTCACCACCTGCACCCTGCTCAGTTACGCGCCTACACTGCTCGACACAAAATCTGCGCGGATACTGCGTTTGAACCCAGTGCAACTAAACAGGCGATCGTACCCGATATGTTACTTCGTAGTGCTTTGACTATTGCTCGCCAATTTCCCACACATCAGAGGTCGTATACAACTTCAAGCACTCCGCCAATGGATTAGTTCCGCAAACACTTCTTCAGAGATCCTAGTTGTACAAAGATAGCTCAGCCAAGTCCGTCACCGACCTCACCTTCCCAGCAAGATGCGACTGATTCTCACGGAATTCAAACCATCTCCAATTGTCATGCAGAGCGACTTTACAAGTACAGTGCGGCTCGTTGGCTGTGGAATGAGAAAGAGCAGTTTGCTCGCCGATATGTTAAGCTCGACTTCTCGGTGCTTACTCATGTCTCAACTCAGGCCCTTGGAGCTCGCTCTTGTGTGAGCATTACAAAGCTACCTGAAGGGAATTTCAGCAAGGACTTCCTAGTTGCTATGGATGACGGCCGAGAGCTGATCGCCAAGCTCCCAAACCCGAATGCGGGGCGACCATATTTCACAACAGCTAGCGAAGCCGCCACCATGGACTATGTATGTGCTCCTCAACCTCTTGGAAGGTGACAATTGCTGATATGAAGCTACGTTGCAGCTTCGAAACGTCCTAGGTACACCAGTGCCAAAGATATATGGTTACAGCGCTTTAAAAGATAAGCCAGTAGGATCAGAGTACATCCTGATGGAACGCAGTGCAGGAGTCGAACTAGACAAGCTATGGAAGAACATGAGTTAGCCACAACGAAATGAGGTTCTCAAAGCCTTGGTCAATCACGAGATAACCTTGTCTTCTACCAGTTTGCCCATGTACGGGAGCTTGTACTACCTAGAAGACTTGCCTAGTTCTGCCCAAGGCCAGGTTCTTGAATCGAAAATCTCTCCGAATACGAAGAAGAGGTTTGCAATAGGTCCGACGACTGACAGGGCGTTCTTCGATAACGGTCGAGACGCTGTCCAGACGGATCAAGGACCTTGTATGTTTCCAAATTCAATTATCATGTCCGTCAAACGCTAATATAAGATAGGACCTTTAGTCGACACGTATCTTCGTTCATGTGCTGCCCGAGAACTGGCGTGTATCGAAAAATCCTCCACATGTTTTGACCAACGAGGACTGTTCAATAGCCCCAACCAATATCGTCTAACCCAAGAATTGAAAATTAGAGCCGTACATGACTATCTGAAAGTCGCCACTCAGATTCTACCCAAGGATGCTAAGCTTTCCAAGCCGACTCTATGGCATCCGGACCTGCATGGTGGCAACATCTTTGTTGATCCTCTCGAGCCGACGAAGATTGTAATCATCGATTGGCAAGCGGTCAATATTGCTCCACTCTTCCGCCAGGCACGCAACCCTGCACTCCTCGACTTTGATGGGCCGATACCAGAAGGTTTAAAACAAATACCACTACCTGATGGCTTCGATGATATGACCGAGGAGCAACAACGCGAAGCCAAGAACCTTTGAGCTGCGCAATCTTTATACAAGCTCTACGAAGTACACATGACTAGGCAATGTCCCGAGATCGCTCAAGCGCTACGCTTTCAGGATACCTTGCCTGGAAAAATCACTGCACTAGCCGACTTGGTCTTCAGCGGCGGAGAGCCGGCCCTCCAAGGATTGCTCATGCTACTCCAGGACCATTGGGACACTATCGTCGATCCATCCATCTCATGCCCCTTGTCTTTCACTCCCGAGGATAAAGCTGAGCATCAAGATCTTGAACAACATTGGAACCAGGGTGTTGCGCTGATGAACGATGTTTTGCGCGAGATTGAGGAACATCAAGGATGGGACGGCTGGGTGAGTCACCAAAACTACGACGTCATGAAGGAGCGACTGTCGCGATGCCGCGAGGAGTTTCTGGACTGTATGGCAAAGACGGCGGAGGAGAGAAGTCAGTGGGCTCGTGTTTGACCATTCCAGGACAAGTGAATGTGCCCGTAGGTGTGGCGGCATAGGGGATCGGATCATGTTTTGCGTCATCTAACTTCGAACTCCACTAGTCGACTAGTCGACTAGTACAAGGCATTCTCGTGAGAGATCAGCCATGAAGGTAGTCAGCAGTACTTGCTTCTCCACTAATTTCGAAGCAGCAAGTACAAAGCCGTAATATAATTGCTTTTTTCTTCTTGTATAGGAGCATGTGAATTTTGCAGGCTCCTGGAACGAGAATGACATACGTACAAGGCTCCACGCGTTCAACAAGTCGACAACGCGACTTCACCGGCTCACGATCGCAAAAGATCGACTCAAATGCCTGCATCACACACCGGGAAAGACCTTGCATATATAGAACTACTGAGATAGATATGCACTAGCACACTTCTTACCTCCAGCCATTAATACACGCTCGTAACGGAGCCCGCATTCCCACATACTTTTCATTGCGACTAAAAGAATCAAGCTTCTCGGCTCATATTCATGGAAAGCCTTTCTTAGCGGCCCCAAATATGGCGTTCCAGGTTTCAGACAATGGGTTCGCGTAATGGAAGTGGGCGAAGTCGATCCCGATTTTATTGATTCGCAAGAATCTGGACATTCAAGTAGGATATGAATCACTGTACCAACGGCGTTCAACTTAACGCGCATCCTCATTGCCTTCACTTTCCGGAAGAAGGCGTCCTGGTATTGGGTTTCAGGGTCTCAGGGTACCTGAGCGAGTACCTAGGTATGCGGGTGGGTTATGTTACCACATGGGGATCCCATTGTGGGGACCCGGAGTTTGGAAAGCTCCATATCATGGGTGTAGCGCTGCTTTCATTTCACGAATCCTTTCGTTTGCTTCCGTATGGAGACTAAATTAGAAGAGGGGGGAGGCGGTCAGTCTCGGATAGCAAGTCGTATCGTCGCTGTGATCGTTCAGTCGTGCGTGATAATAGTGACTGCCTGGGTACATAGGTAGTTATCTACCGCAGAAGGGCTGTGAGTGCTTGCTGCATTCAACAGTGGTACTGGAAAACAGGATCCCCGCCATTTCCGACCCAGAAAACAGAAGGATACGTAGTGTTATCGCCCCGTACACAACCAAAGATATCGCTGACAAAAGCATACTTGCTAAGTCTGCACTGCTTTGGTGAAAATGATACCGCAGTTGGAGCACCCTTCGATGTGGGTGCAATGAACATCCTAACTGAGCGATTGTCGAACGCGAAAACTTTTGTCGTTCGCCTGGGTTTCTTATTCTTGCCACTAACGGATAATGGTGATTGAGAATGACTGGTATAAGCTCATTGGCGGCAGAGACACAGAAAGCCAGGATAGGTTACTACACGTTCCCTGGCCGTCAAAAGACTTTGGACTGACCTGATCTATTAATGACCCTTTTGGCGCAGACCCTCGTTTCTGTTGGAAGACATCCGGGTATTTGATCGTAATACCGAACAGCTTCAACGTACACCTCTGATTCTCTGGGAAGATCTTCGGCCGGTCAATCACCTGATGGTCGCGCGGCTCATTTTTCGGTTGTGGGAGGTACAGGAGATAGATTCATTGGCGTGCGCGCTAAGATTTTCTATCGCCTTTACAGTACTACGGTACCAATCCTTGGCGTAATAAGCTAAAGAACTATCGATTATATGATTTTGACGAGAGCTTTACAGAGCTTATTCGACCCTGGTCCGCTCTTCTTCGCAGCAAGCTAAGAATGCATAAGAACGCTTCAATCCCCCATCTTGACA belongs to Pyrenophora tritici-repentis strain M4 chromosome 10, whole genome shotgun sequence and includes:
- a CDS encoding aminoglycoside phosphotransferase: MDYLRNVLGTPVPKIYGYSALKDKPVGSEYILMERSAGVELDKLWKNMRPLVDTYLRSCAARELACIEKSSTCFDQRGLFNSPNQYRLTQELKIRAVHDYLKVATQILPKDAKLSKPTLWHPDLHGGNIFVDPLEPTKIVIIDWQAVNIAPLFRQARNPALLDFDGPIPEGLKQIPLPDGFDDMTEEQQREAKNL
- a CDS encoding Mem-trans domain containing protein → MTRQCPEIAQALRFQDTLPGKITALADLVFSGGEPALQGLLMLLQDHWDTIVDPSISCPLSFTPEDKAEHQDLEQHWNQGVALMNDVLREIEEHQGWDGWVSHQNYDVMKERLSRCREEFLDCMAKTAEERSQWARV